A segment of the Allosaccharopolyspora coralli genome:
GATGCTGCGGGTGCTCGACCCGGCGTGCGGAACGGGCGGGATGCTCTCCGCGGCCGAGGAGTTCATCACCTCGCACAACTCGAACGCGCACGTGACGGTGTTCGGGCAGGAACTCAACGCCGAGTCGTACGCGATCTGCAAGTCCGACCTCCTGATCAAGAACCAGGAGGCGCAGAACATCCACCACGGCAACTCGTTCAGCCACGACCGGCACTACGGCACGAAGTTCGACTACATGCTGGCGAATCCGCCGTTCGGTGTGGAGTGGAAGAAGGTCCGCGACGACGTGGAGCGGGAGGCCCAGCTCGGTCACGCGGGACGCTTCGGCGCAGGGTTGCCGCGGATCAACGACGGGTCGTTGCTGTTCCTGCAGCACATGATCGCGCACATGAGGTCGCCGGAGGACGGCGGTTCGCGGGTCGCGATCGTGTTCAACGGTTCGCCACTTTTCACCGGCTCGGCAGGGTCGGGGGAGTCGGAGATTCGGCGCTGGATCCTGGAGAACGACCTGCTGGAGGGCATCGTCGCGCTGCCGGACCAGTTGTTCTACAACACCGGGATCTCCACGTACTTCTGGATCCTGACGAACCGGAAGGCCCCGCAGCACAAGGGCAAAGTCACCCTGCTCGACGCGCGCGAGTACTGGGCGAAGATGCGCAAGAGTCTCGGCGACAAGCGAAAGTACGTCACCGACGAGCAGATCCACCAGCTCACCGAGCTCTACGAGCAGGCGTCGTCGGCGGCGACCGACGAGTCGCACCCGTTGCACGAGAAGGTGAAGGTCTTCGACACCACCGACTTCGGGTACCAGCGCATCACCGTGGAACGCCCGCTGCGGCAACGGTTCGAGCTCACCGAGGACACCGTCACCCAGGTCGAGGCGGCCAAGCCGCTCGCGAAGTTCGATGGCAGCGAGGCGTTGCTAGCAGCGCTGCGGACGCTGACCGGACAGACGTGGTGGAAGAAGGTAGACTTCGAGTCGGCGCTGCGCGGCGCACTCGCCGAGTCCGGTGCTGTCGCGAAGCTGCCCGCACCGGTGAGCAAGGCCGTCCTCGGCGCGGTCGCGGTCTCCGACGAGGACGGTGAGCTGCAGACCGACCCGAAGACCGGCGACGCGTTGCCCGACCCGGACCTGCGGGACAACGAGAACGTGCCCCTCGACGAGGACATCGACGTCTACGTCGCCCGCGAGGTGCACCCGCACGTCCCCGACGCCTGGGTGGACCACACCAAGACGAAGATCGGCTACGAGATCCCCTTCACACGGCACTTCTACAAATACGTGCCGCCCAGACCACTGGAGGAGATCGACGCCGAGCTGAAGCAGCTGGAGGGCGAGATCCAGCGCCTCCTGACGGAGGTGACGGAGTGAACGAGGTGCGGCTCAAGAACTTGGTGACCCACATCGTTGAAAAGAACGACGGTACCCTTCGTGAGTTCGTTGCGCTTGAGAACCTGCATTCGGGCAGTGGATCATTGAATTCCGGCGAGCTGGAATTTAAGGCGGCTGAGGACAGTCTTCAACATAAGAAGGGTGACGTTCTTTTTAGTAAGTTGCGTCCGTATCTGGCGAAGTCGCACCTTGCTAAAGTTGCTCGCACTGGGACAAGCGAGCTCATGGTGTTGCGT
Coding sequences within it:
- a CDS encoding type I restriction-modification system subunit M gives rise to the protein MSSKHQELAGFIWSVADLLRGDFKQSEYGKVILPLTVLRRLDCVLEPTRAAVLERWEKAKKDGTGNPERLLTRLSGYSFYNTSKFTFQRGVPGLTSLLADQDKVGKNLKSFIGSFSDEAQDILDKYDFETQINRLQSAGILYQVVGKFAEADLHPEVVSNHQMGYLFEELIRRFSEISNETAGEHFTPREVIKLMVNLLLAPDQAKVTAPGAMLRVLDPACGTGGMLSAAEEFITSHNSNAHVTVFGQELNAESYAICKSDLLIKNQEAQNIHHGNSFSHDRHYGTKFDYMLANPPFGVEWKKVRDDVEREAQLGHAGRFGAGLPRINDGSLLFLQHMIAHMRSPEDGGSRVAIVFNGSPLFTGSAGSGESEIRRWILENDLLEGIVALPDQLFYNTGISTYFWILTNRKAPQHKGKVTLLDAREYWAKMRKSLGDKRKYVTDEQIHQLTELYEQASSAATDESHPLHEKVKVFDTTDFGYQRITVERPLRQRFELTEDTVTQVEAAKPLAKFDGSEALLAALRTLTGQTWWKKVDFESALRGALAESGAVAKLPAPVSKAVLGAVAVSDEDGELQTDPKTGDALPDPDLRDNENVPLDEDIDVYVAREVHPHVPDAWVDHTKTKIGYEIPFTRHFYKYVPPRPLEEIDAELKQLEGEIQRLLTEVTE